The Pantoea nemavictus genome includes a region encoding these proteins:
- a CDS encoding acyl-homoserine-lactone synthase yields MKVIQTQLKDMPSSLLAELGTYRYSVFARGEGWSIPPRLSTPGQEYDRFDRSDVTWLIAWNARQGICGCARLLPWHEPEVPEGFVLPFDQEKVWEMSRFSARLEVDAELPLSILWHSVQLAELNGMEYLISSATPMLEKMFEQHQVVYEPLSPGLIQSEDNLFAIRIPVNQPALAEKYRGTRRFSPEEVLPSLGVSVNWQSHS; encoded by the coding sequence ATGAAAGTAATTCAAACACAGCTTAAGGATATGCCGTCCTCACTGTTGGCAGAACTGGGAACGTATCGTTACAGCGTATTTGCGCGTGGCGAAGGGTGGTCAATTCCACCACGATTGAGTACCCCGGGGCAGGAGTATGACCGATTTGATCGCTCGGATGTCACATGGCTGATTGCCTGGAATGCGCGACAGGGTATTTGCGGTTGCGCGCGTTTATTACCCTGGCATGAACCTGAAGTGCCTGAAGGCTTTGTTCTGCCTTTTGATCAGGAAAAGGTCTGGGAGATGTCGCGCTTTTCGGCGCGCCTCGAAGTCGATGCGGAGCTGCCGCTGAGTATTTTGTGGCACTCGGTGCAGTTAGCCGAATTGAACGGCATGGAGTATTTGATCAGCTCGGCCACGCCGATGCTGGAGAAGATGTTTGAGCAGCACCAGGTGGTGTACGAGCCGCTGTCGCCAGGTCTGATCCAATCTGAAGATAATCTGTTCGCCATTCGCATCCCGGTTAATCAGCCGGCACTGGCGGAGAAGTATCGTGGTACGCGCCGCTTTAGTCCGGAAGAGGTATTGCCGTCGCTGGGCGTATCGGTGAACTGGCAATCACACAGCTAA
- a CDS encoding DUF2594 family protein: MSDEDFATSRDTQALADEVACLKMMVTLILKGMGQADAGKVIINMERYVQASLGDKPQAEVFNNTIRQIKTAYRQ, translated from the coding sequence ATGAGTGATGAGGATTTTGCAACTTCACGAGACACGCAGGCGCTGGCAGACGAAGTAGCCTGTCTGAAAATGATGGTGACGCTGATTCTGAAAGGGATGGGTCAAGCCGATGCCGGTAAGGTGATCATCAACATGGAGCGTTATGTGCAAGCTTCGTTAGGCGATAAGCCGCAGGCGGAAGTATTTAACAATACTATTCGTCAGATCAAAACCGCTTACCGTCAATAA
- the uvrY gene encoding UvrY/SirA/GacA family response regulator transcription factor produces MISLLLVDDHELVRAGIRRILEDMKGLVIAGEVACGEDAVKWCRNHPVDVVLMDMNMPGIGGLEATRKIVRFNPDIRIIMLTIHTENPLPAKVMQAGAAGYLSKGAAPQEVVSAIRSVHSGQRYIASDIAQQMALSQIEPQKAESPFSCLSERELQIMLMITRGQKVTEISEQLSLSPKTVNSYRYRMFSKLNISGDVELTHLAIRHGLFNAEPLISSE; encoded by the coding sequence TTGATCAGCCTGCTTCTTGTTGATGACCATGAACTGGTACGCGCCGGTATTCGCCGTATTCTGGAAGATATGAAAGGACTTGTGATTGCCGGTGAAGTGGCCTGCGGTGAAGACGCGGTAAAATGGTGCCGTAACCATCCCGTCGACGTGGTGCTGATGGATATGAACATGCCGGGTATCGGTGGTCTGGAAGCGACGCGTAAAATCGTCCGTTTTAATCCCGATATCCGCATCATCATGCTCACCATCCATACTGAAAATCCACTGCCTGCCAAAGTGATGCAGGCGGGAGCCGCCGGTTATCTCAGCAAAGGTGCCGCGCCGCAGGAGGTGGTAAGCGCCATCCGCTCGGTACACTCAGGTCAGCGCTACATTGCTTCGGATATCGCCCAGCAAATGGCGCTAAGCCAGATCGAGCCGCAAAAAGCCGAATCACCGTTCAGCTGTTTGTCGGAAAGGGAATTGCAGATTATGCTGATGATCACGCGCGGGCAGAAAGTGACGGAAATATCCGAACAACTTAGTCTCAGCCCGAAAACCGTTAACAGCTACCGTTATCGCATGTTCAGTAAGCTGAATATCAGTGGCGACGTAGAGTTAACGCATTTAGCCATTCGACATGGTCTATTCAATGCGGAGCCGTTAATCAGTAGTGAGTGA
- the uvrC gene encoding excinuclease ABC subunit UvrC, translated as MSDVFNSKAFLSTVTSQPGVYRMYDATGTVIYVGKAKDLKKRLTSYFRTQVGSRKTEVLVSNIHNIDVTVTHTETEALLLEHNYIKLYQPRYNVLLRDDKSYPYIFLSGDSHPRLAMHRGAKHAKGEYFGPFPNGYAVRETLALLQKVFPIRQCENSVYRNRSRPCLQYQIGRCLGPCVAGLVSEEEYAQQTEYVRLFLAGKDDQVINQLVNRMENASQELRFEEAGILRDQIQAVRRVTERQFVSNQGDDLDVMGVAFDAGMACLHVLFIRQGKVLGSRSYFPKVPADTELTEVVQTFVGQFYLQGSEARTLPAEILLDFTLPERELLAESLSVLAGRKVNIQSKPRGDRARYLKLARTNAATALTTKLSQHSTIQQRLAALATFLELDTINRMECFDISHTMGEQTIASCVVFNRDGPLRSDYRRYNIEGITPGDDYAAMNQVLRRRYGKALEEDKIPDVIIIDGGKGQLAQAKQVFAELNVPWDKDRPILLGVAKGSDRKAGLETLFFEAEGEGVSLPPDSPALHVIQHIRDDSHNHAISGHRKKRAKVKNTSALESIEGVGPKRRQQLLKYMGGLQPLMNASVDEIAKVPGISTALAEKIYYSLKH; from the coding sequence GTGAGTGACGTTTTCAATTCCAAAGCCTTTCTCAGCACCGTGACCAGTCAACCCGGCGTCTACCGCATGTACGATGCGACCGGCACGGTGATCTATGTTGGTAAAGCCAAAGACCTCAAAAAGCGCCTGACCAGCTACTTCCGTACGCAGGTGGGCAGTCGCAAAACTGAAGTGCTGGTAAGCAACATCCACAACATTGACGTCACTGTGACGCACACCGAAACAGAAGCGCTGCTGCTGGAGCATAACTACATCAAGCTCTACCAGCCGCGCTATAACGTGCTGCTGCGCGATGACAAATCGTATCCCTATATTTTTCTTAGCGGCGATAGTCACCCGCGTCTGGCGATGCATCGCGGGGCGAAGCATGCCAAAGGCGAGTACTTTGGGCCGTTCCCCAATGGCTACGCGGTGCGTGAAACGCTGGCGTTGCTGCAGAAGGTGTTTCCAATACGGCAGTGCGAGAATAGCGTTTACCGCAACCGTTCGCGTCCATGTTTGCAGTATCAGATTGGCCGCTGCCTTGGCCCTTGCGTCGCGGGTTTGGTGAGCGAAGAAGAGTATGCGCAGCAAACTGAATACGTGCGGCTGTTTCTCGCTGGCAAAGATGATCAGGTGATCAATCAGCTGGTTAACCGCATGGAAAATGCCAGTCAGGAACTGCGATTTGAAGAGGCGGGAATTTTACGCGATCAAATCCAGGCCGTGCGACGCGTCACCGAGCGACAGTTTGTCTCCAATCAGGGCGACGACCTCGATGTCATGGGTGTGGCGTTTGATGCCGGAATGGCCTGTTTGCACGTGCTGTTTATTCGTCAGGGCAAAGTGCTGGGGAGCCGAAGCTATTTCCCTAAAGTGCCAGCCGATACCGAACTGACCGAAGTGGTGCAAACTTTTGTTGGGCAATTTTATCTGCAGGGGAGTGAAGCGCGCACCTTGCCGGCGGAAATCTTGCTGGACTTTACTCTGCCAGAACGTGAGCTACTGGCCGAATCGCTCAGCGTCCTGGCGGGACGCAAGGTGAACATTCAAAGTAAGCCGCGTGGTGACCGTGCGCGCTATCTGAAACTGGCGCGCACTAACGCGGCAACCGCGCTGACCACCAAGCTTTCGCAGCACTCGACTATCCAGCAGCGTCTGGCGGCGCTGGCGACGTTCCTTGAGCTCGACACCATCAACCGCATGGAGTGCTTCGATATTAGCCATACCATGGGCGAGCAGACGATTGCGTCGTGCGTGGTGTTTAATCGGGATGGTCCGCTGCGTTCCGATTATCGTCGCTACAACATAGAAGGCATCACGCCTGGCGATGATTATGCTGCGATGAATCAGGTGTTGCGTCGTCGTTACGGTAAAGCGCTGGAAGAGGATAAAATCCCCGACGTCATCATCATCGACGGCGGTAAAGGTCAGTTGGCCCAGGCGAAACAGGTTTTTGCTGAGTTAAATGTTCCCTGGGATAAAGATCGCCCAATTTTACTCGGTGTTGCTAAAGGCAGCGATCGTAAAGCCGGGCTGGAAACGCTGTTCTTTGAAGCGGAAGGCGAGGGCGTTTCCTTGCCGCCTGACTCGCCTGCGCTGCATGTCATTCAGCATATTCGTGACGACTCTCACAATCATGCGATTTCAGGTCATCGGAAAAAACGCGCCAAAGTGAAGAACACCAGTGCGCTGGAAAGTATCGAAGGCGTAGGACCAAAACGCCGCCAGCAGTTGCTTAAGTACATGGGCGGCCTGCAACCGTTGATGAATGCCAGCGTGGATGAAATCGCCAAAGTGCCGGGGATTTCTACCGCCCTGGCGGAAAAAATATACTACTCACTGAAACACTAA